From one Nonomuraea polychroma genomic stretch:
- a CDS encoding YchJ family protein: MPPRSCPCGLPASYEECCGKLHRGEAAATIAEQLMRSRFTAFAVGDTAYLLRTWHPADRPARLDLDKRIRWTRLEILETTGGSVVHAEGTVRFRAHYNDRGRPGEMEENSRFVRVDGRWLYAGAI; encoded by the coding sequence ATGCCTCCTCGATCATGTCCCTGCGGCCTGCCCGCCTCCTACGAGGAATGCTGCGGCAAGCTCCACCGCGGCGAGGCGGCCGCCACCATCGCCGAGCAGCTCATGCGCTCCCGCTTCACCGCCTTCGCCGTGGGCGACACGGCCTACCTGCTGCGCACCTGGCACCCTGCCGACCGCCCCGCCCGCCTCGACCTCGACAAGCGGATCCGCTGGACTCGGTTGGAGATCCTGGAGACCACCGGCGGCAGCGTCGTCCACGCCGAGGGCACGGTCCGCTTCCGCGCCCACTACAACGACCGCGGCCGTCCGGGGGAGATGGAGGAAAACAGCCGCTTCGTCCGGGTGGATGGCCGCTGGCTCTACGCCGGCGCGATTTAG
- a CDS encoding pyridoxal phosphate-dependent aminotransferase, with amino-acid sequence MELSLLRTQAHSPSYFSLMRSSSGERAPVDFCIPCNPYFPTPEIFEHLGRNLETILKFYPSDAGTITEELCSTLGLHPKTVAMGNGSTELITWIDHLLVRESLAVPIPTFGRWTDQPLETGKRVDMYPLLESRNFALDVNDYVSFIRMRGSRVAVICNPNNPDGGYLPKHEVVRLMDKLIDLDLVIIDESFGDFVDAEPYPGVAAEAAVRPNVIVLRSLGKNFGLHGIRFGYMVANPALAGRVRDALPKWNLNSFAEVIVFMMKQFVVEYQDSLKRLANDRRAMFQQLSTMPGLSVFASQGNFLLVKLPPGQDGVPLRDHLLTEHGVYVRECGNKLGTTSQFLRLVVRPQEDVRRLLIGMTQFLYSGSLHEIPVIGLHHRHANPLSA; translated from the coding sequence GTGGAGCTCAGCCTCTTGCGTACACAGGCGCACAGCCCGTCGTACTTCTCACTGATGCGCAGCTCGTCCGGAGAGCGCGCCCCAGTGGATTTCTGCATACCGTGCAACCCGTACTTCCCGACGCCGGAAATCTTCGAGCACCTCGGGAGGAATCTGGAGACGATACTGAAGTTCTATCCGAGCGACGCGGGCACGATCACCGAGGAGCTCTGCTCCACGCTCGGTCTGCACCCCAAGACGGTCGCCATGGGCAACGGGTCGACCGAACTGATCACCTGGATCGACCACCTCCTGGTACGGGAGAGCCTCGCGGTGCCGATCCCCACCTTCGGCCGCTGGACCGACCAGCCGCTGGAGACCGGCAAACGGGTGGACATGTATCCGCTGCTGGAGAGCCGCAACTTCGCCCTCGACGTGAACGACTACGTCTCGTTCATCCGCATGCGCGGCTCCCGCGTCGCGGTCATCTGCAACCCCAACAACCCGGACGGGGGCTACCTGCCGAAACACGAGGTCGTGCGGCTCATGGACAAGCTCATCGACCTGGACCTGGTGATCATCGACGAGTCGTTCGGCGACTTCGTGGACGCCGAGCCGTACCCGGGCGTGGCCGCGGAGGCCGCGGTGCGGCCGAACGTGATCGTGCTGCGCAGCCTGGGCAAGAACTTCGGCCTGCACGGCATCCGCTTCGGCTACATGGTCGCCAATCCGGCGCTGGCCGGCCGGGTGCGCGACGCGCTGCCCAAGTGGAACCTGAACTCGTTCGCCGAGGTCATCGTGTTCATGATGAAGCAGTTCGTCGTGGAGTACCAGGACAGCCTCAAGCGGCTGGCCAACGACAGGCGGGCGATGTTCCAGCAGCTCAGCACCATGCCGGGGTTGTCGGTGTTCGCCTCGCAGGGCAACTTCCTGCTGGTGAAGCTGCCGCCGGGCCAGGACGGGGTACCGCTGCGCGACCACCTGCTGACCGAGCACGGCGTGTACGTCCGCGAGTGCGGCAACAAGCTGGGCACCACCAGCCAGTTCCTGCGACTGGTGGTGCGGCCGCAGGAGGACGTGCGGCGGCTGCTGATCGGGATGACGCAGTTCCTGTACTCGGGCAGCCTGCACGAGATCCCGGTGATCGGCCTGCACCACCGGCACGCCAACCCGCTG
- a CDS encoding lantibiotic dehydratase: protein MAAEWTLLPAVVVRSAGFPWELVLSLAYPRAAETAATVVRLERQALDLLACPQDGGRLPRGLRARLRRLRPLPPGTPGSADWLADWNRVTGLLEEARLALADVVAADAARVRTAAAAVAADERFLDALVGSAPAAYRNLRRRATPPSNPAEAARRLAPYLQRLAAQCARTGFYAPIDFARIEPGRDSGYTWAGHRECARRIAYPASHIGEALQQRILTDPALVGALVPRRRTGTGAAYDGAAFAGHCDGRRTLAEIAAETGTGLERASAALAVAVRRGLLTHDLCPPATIPDPLAWLRDRLPGEEPPAVPEPGLLPARGAPAQRRRAFIRPRSAAGADLSVGQRVREIADLLERYPAASPDVKLAVQSRIEALAGGRRTGREERVVVYEAAAGTLHVTIGDPLAADLRDRVPRALGPLAEDAELTRLRTNRLLAGRLGPGTFDLAEALPAAGNLAIQRGDRIAGLVRDADPDAVALDLAELLGEPVAPAAPVVCAADVMVAAPSLEAYEPGVTPLVLDGLDDAPLLTPWELRFHREGAGSASPRSSAEGDGAGAAIARALRGFTALTIISPGADGLPSLELPGPVLESGGAAADPRRRRVGIDDLYVRSDGHRAVLHAKGTDEPLMFHNGEPGHALHTAFGLPRLRPPVLQDLPRTPRLTWGNVVISRRRWRLGRLAFDALGRAGGDRELLLAMARLRDRHDLPRTFFAAAERRPVYIDTRAPALIEELARLAGKAERLTLTETLPGPEECWLRDGGQRFAARLRCVYLRPAARAGEDG, encoded by the coding sequence ATGGCAGCCGAATGGACCCTGTTGCCGGCCGTGGTCGTCCGCAGCGCCGGGTTCCCCTGGGAGCTCGTCCTGTCACTGGCCTACCCGCGGGCGGCCGAGACGGCGGCGACGGTCGTACGGCTGGAACGGCAGGCCCTCGACCTGCTCGCCTGCCCGCAGGATGGCGGACGGCTGCCGCGCGGGCTCCGCGCCCGCCTGCGCCGGCTCCGTCCGCTGCCGCCCGGCACGCCCGGCTCCGCCGACTGGCTGGCCGATTGGAACCGGGTCACGGGCCTGCTGGAAGAGGCGCGTCTCGCCCTGGCCGACGTGGTCGCCGCCGACGCGGCGCGGGTAAGGACGGCCGCCGCCGCGGTGGCGGCCGACGAACGCTTCCTCGACGCCCTGGTCGGCTCGGCCCCCGCCGCCTACCGAAACCTGCGGCGACGGGCAACGCCGCCCTCCAACCCGGCCGAGGCCGCCCGGCGGCTCGCCCCGTACCTGCAGCGGCTGGCCGCCCAGTGCGCGCGGACCGGCTTCTACGCCCCGATCGACTTCGCCCGCATCGAGCCCGGCCGGGACAGCGGATACACCTGGGCCGGGCACCGCGAATGCGCACGGCGGATCGCCTACCCCGCCTCCCACATCGGTGAGGCGCTCCAGCAGCGCATCCTGACCGACCCCGCGCTCGTCGGCGCTCTGGTGCCGCGGCGGCGGACCGGGACGGGCGCCGCGTACGACGGCGCCGCCTTCGCCGGACACTGCGACGGCCGCCGCACGCTCGCCGAGATCGCCGCCGAGACCGGCACGGGATTGGAACGGGCCTCGGCGGCGCTCGCCGTGGCGGTGCGCCGCGGGCTGCTCACCCACGACCTGTGCCCGCCCGCCACCATCCCCGACCCGCTCGCCTGGCTCCGCGACCGGCTCCCTGGCGAAGAGCCCCCCGCCGTGCCGGAGCCGGGGCTCCTACCGGCGCGAGGCGCGCCCGCGCAGCGGCGGCGGGCGTTCATCCGGCCGCGGTCCGCCGCCGGGGCCGACCTGTCCGTGGGGCAGCGCGTCAGGGAGATCGCCGACCTGCTCGAGCGTTATCCCGCCGCCTCGCCCGACGTGAAGCTGGCCGTGCAGAGCAGGATCGAGGCCCTCGCCGGCGGCCGGCGGACCGGGCGCGAGGAGCGGGTCGTCGTGTACGAGGCCGCGGCCGGCACGCTGCACGTCACCATCGGCGACCCGCTCGCCGCCGACCTGCGGGACCGGGTGCCCAGGGCGCTCGGCCCGCTCGCCGAGGACGCCGAGCTGACCAGGCTGCGCACCAACCGGCTGCTCGCCGGGCGGCTCGGCCCGGGCACGTTCGATCTGGCCGAGGCGCTGCCCGCGGCGGGGAATCTGGCGATCCAGCGCGGCGACCGGATCGCCGGGCTCGTCCGCGACGCGGATCCCGACGCCGTCGCCCTGGACCTCGCCGAGCTGTTGGGGGAGCCCGTTGCTCCGGCCGCGCCCGTGGTGTGCGCGGCCGACGTCATGGTGGCCGCGCCGTCGCTGGAGGCGTACGAGCCGGGCGTGACCCCGCTGGTGCTCGACGGGCTCGACGACGCGCCGCTGCTCACGCCGTGGGAACTCCGCTTTCACCGCGAGGGTGCCGGCTCCGCGAGCCCGCGGAGCTCGGCCGAGGGGGACGGAGCCGGTGCGGCCATCGCGCGGGCGCTGCGCGGGTTCACCGCCCTCACGATCATCTCGCCCGGCGCCGACGGCCTGCCCTCGCTGGAACTCCCGGGGCCCGTCCTGGAGTCCGGGGGCGCGGCGGCGGACCCGCGGCGGCGCCGCGTCGGCATCGACGACCTGTACGTGCGGAGCGACGGCCACCGGGCCGTCCTGCACGCCAAGGGCACCGACGAGCCGCTGATGTTCCACAACGGCGAGCCCGGGCACGCCCTCCACACCGCGTTCGGCCTGCCGAGACTCCGGCCTCCCGTCCTGCAGGACCTGCCCCGGACACCCCGCCTGACGTGGGGAAACGTCGTCATCTCGCGGCGGCGGTGGCGGCTGGGCAGGCTCGCGTTCGACGCGCTCGGCCGGGCCGGGGGAGATCGCGAGCTGCTGCTGGCCATGGCCCGCCTGCGCGACCGCCACGATCTGCCCCGCACGTTCTTCGCGGCCGCCGAGCGAAGACCCGTCTACATCGACACCCGCGCGCCGGCGCTGATCGAGGAGCTGGCCCGCCTGGCCGGCAAGGCGGAGCGGCTCACCCTGACCGAGACGCTGCCGGGGCCTGAGGAGTGCTGGCTACGCGACGGCGGGCAACGCTTCGCCGCCCGGCTGCGCTGCGTCTACCTGCGGCCGGCCGCGCGTGCGGGGGAGGACGGCTGA
- a CDS encoding ABC transporter ATP-binding protein, protein MRRRTTDRGIPPHSNSVLRLLRPGPRPAAALAAAIAAATALPLAGPQITRRFVDDAIGGASIRHLSLIAVGYLGLAVAGQAARMVTAWLAGRLAWDGTNRVRERLAGHALGLDMAFHGRHTPGELIERVDGDVVAVADFVVAFLLDVVASVLLLTGVVVVVFGVDWRIGCVLLAYCLLIGYGMARAQRAAVPSAARSRAASATLFGALEERLAGAEEIRANGAGEHSVRRFHQVSAALFRAENSDARVGTMLLAGTSVAFAAGTAIMLGLAAWAMSSGTLTVGTAVLLFQYTLMVRTPFERLIDQIRQYQAALAGLARIGGLLAERRTLPEPARPRRLPSSGPLALRLDGVSFAYPDDDEQVLSGITLDLAPGETLGLVGRTGSGKTTLARLVLRLYDPVEGVARVGGLDLREVDQASLRRRIGVVTQDVQLFAASVRDNLTLFRPSPGDDRLREILDGVGLGEWLAALPDGLDTEVRGVSAGEAQLIAFARAFLADPGLVVLDEASSRLDPATESRIEHSVGRLLDGRTGVIIAHRLSSLSRVDKIAVLDQGKIIEYGRRADLAADPRSRYGRLLDLAGVSR, encoded by the coding sequence TTGAGACGCCGCACGACCGACCGGGGGATTCCCCCGCATAGCAATTCCGTCCTGCGCCTGCTCCGGCCGGGACCACGCCCCGCCGCCGCGCTCGCCGCGGCCATCGCCGCCGCCACCGCGCTCCCGCTGGCGGGGCCCCAGATCACCCGCCGTTTCGTCGACGACGCGATCGGCGGCGCGAGCATCCGCCACCTGAGCCTGATCGCCGTCGGCTACCTCGGGTTGGCCGTCGCCGGACAGGCCGCCAGGATGGTGACCGCCTGGCTGGCCGGCCGGCTCGCCTGGGACGGCACCAACCGCGTGCGTGAGCGGCTCGCCGGGCACGCGCTCGGCCTGGACATGGCCTTCCACGGCAGGCACACGCCCGGCGAGCTGATCGAGCGCGTGGACGGCGACGTCGTGGCCGTCGCCGACTTCGTCGTCGCGTTCCTGCTGGACGTCGTGGCCAGCGTGCTGCTCCTGACCGGGGTGGTCGTCGTCGTGTTCGGCGTCGACTGGCGCATCGGATGCGTGCTGCTGGCGTACTGCCTCCTCATCGGGTACGGCATGGCCCGCGCCCAGCGGGCGGCCGTCCCGTCCGCCGCCCGCTCACGCGCGGCGTCCGCGACCCTGTTCGGCGCCCTCGAAGAGCGGCTCGCCGGCGCCGAGGAGATCAGGGCCAACGGCGCGGGAGAGCACTCGGTACGGCGCTTCCACCAGGTCAGCGCCGCTCTGTTCCGCGCCGAGAACAGCGACGCCCGCGTCGGGACGATGCTCCTGGCCGGCACGTCGGTGGCCTTCGCCGCCGGAACGGCGATCATGCTCGGCCTGGCCGCCTGGGCCATGAGCTCCGGCACGCTCACCGTCGGCACCGCCGTGCTGCTCTTCCAGTACACGCTGATGGTACGGACGCCCTTCGAGCGGCTGATCGACCAGATCAGGCAGTACCAGGCCGCGCTGGCCGGCCTCGCCCGCATCGGCGGCCTGCTGGCCGAACGCCGCACACTCCCCGAACCCGCCCGCCCGCGCCGGCTGCCCTCGTCCGGGCCACTCGCCCTGCGCCTCGACGGCGTCAGCTTCGCCTACCCGGACGACGACGAGCAGGTGTTGTCCGGCATCACCCTCGACCTCGCCCCCGGCGAGACGCTGGGCCTGGTCGGGCGCACCGGCAGCGGCAAGACCACCCTCGCCCGCCTCGTCCTGCGCCTCTACGACCCGGTCGAGGGTGTCGCGCGCGTGGGCGGGCTGGACCTGCGCGAGGTGGACCAGGCGTCCCTGCGCCGCAGGATCGGCGTGGTCACGCAGGACGTTCAGCTGTTCGCGGCCAGCGTGCGCGACAACCTGACGCTGTTCAGGCCGTCGCCGGGGGACGACCGGCTCCGTGAGATCCTCGACGGCGTCGGCCTGGGGGAGTGGCTGGCCGCCCTGCCCGACGGGCTCGACACCGAGGTACGCGGCGTCTCGGCGGGCGAGGCCCAGCTCATCGCGTTCGCGCGAGCGTTCCTGGCCGACCCGGGGCTCGTCGTGCTGGACGAGGCGTCGAGCCGGCTCGACCCGGCCACGGAAAGCCGCATCGAGCACAGCGTCGGCCGGCTGCTCGACGGCAGAACCGGCGTGATCATCGCGCATCGGCTCTCCTCACTGTCCCGCGTGGACAAGATCGCCGTACTGGACCAAGGCAAGATCATCGAGTACGGCCGCCGCGCCGACCTCGCGGCCGACCCGCGCAGCCGCTATGGCCGCCTGCTCGACCTGGCGGGGGTGAGCCGGTGA
- a CDS encoding NAD-dependent protein deacetylase, with protein sequence MTPSTTKSPLADPVEAAEASDPREPADIALLAELVARGSVAVLSGAGLSTESGIPDYRGPTGRARRAEPMTYQRFVGSVEARRRYWARSHVGWRQIGQARPNAGHRAVAAMERHGLLAGIVTQNVDGLHQAAGARRVIELHGGLDRVVCLSCRVRTPRADLDRRLREANPHWHATGHQINPDGDAVLTDEQVEGFHVVDCTSCGGLLKPDVIFFGENVPRTRVDECFSTVTRARALLVLGSSLAIKSGLRFVTKAATLGIPIAIINQGPTGGDADATLTLDAPLGATLADLATHLGAQ encoded by the coding sequence GTGACTCCAAGCACGACGAAGTCCCCACTCGCGGACCCGGTAGAGGCGGCCGAGGCCAGCGATCCGCGCGAGCCGGCCGACATCGCCCTGCTGGCCGAGCTGGTCGCACGGGGAAGCGTGGCGGTCTTGAGCGGGGCCGGGCTGTCGACCGAATCGGGCATCCCCGACTACCGCGGACCGACAGGCCGGGCCCGGCGCGCCGAGCCGATGACGTACCAGCGCTTCGTCGGCAGCGTGGAGGCCCGCCGCCGCTACTGGGCACGCAGCCACGTCGGCTGGCGCCAGATCGGCCAGGCCCGGCCCAACGCCGGCCATCGAGCCGTGGCCGCAATGGAACGCCACGGCCTCCTCGCCGGCATCGTCACCCAGAACGTCGACGGCCTCCACCAGGCCGCCGGAGCCCGGCGCGTGATCGAGCTGCACGGCGGCCTCGACCGCGTCGTCTGCCTGTCATGCCGAGTACGCACCCCACGCGCGGACCTGGACCGGCGCCTGCGCGAGGCCAACCCGCACTGGCACGCCACCGGCCACCAGATCAACCCCGACGGCGACGCCGTACTCACCGACGAACAGGTAGAGGGCTTCCACGTGGTGGACTGCACCAGCTGCGGGGGCCTGCTCAAACCAGACGTGATCTTCTTCGGCGAGAACGTGCCCCGGACCCGCGTCGACGAATGCTTCAGTACGGTGACCCGAGCGCGAGCGCTACTCGTCCTCGGATCCTCACTGGCGATCAAATCAGGCCTGCGCTTCGTCACCAAGGCCGCCACACTCGGCATCCCGATCGCCATCATCAACCAGGGCCCGACCGGCGGCGACGCCGACGCCACACTCACCCTGGACGCCCCACTCGGCGCCACCCTGGCCGACCTGGCCACCCACCTCGGGGCACAATAG
- a CDS encoding ABC transporter ATP-binding protein — protein sequence MKPVLLVATRLATFDLRRYLVGALLWMPVHVIPLAGGLVLRQVFDQLSGHRPASLELLLWWCAAFVGVEIVRGVMIVIAWTYGVYWWCAAATLLRANVLRSILTARGPAASRLPHSSGESVARLRDDVAGAVDFTDESVTLGGTTVFAAAALVIMGSIDPVITLVLVVPMIAVGVLSRTLRGTVARLHRRSKVLGAAVTAYVGELFGGVLALKTAGAEEAALERLREHNRRRRDAAVRDRLATDLLDAATGTTIELSIGLVLLLAAPAMRGGEFTVGDLALFTSYIGWLTALPRSIGATLYGLPQAAVSVDRLTRLMAAHETADDLSRNNGVWLHHDPPSPAAVRPRDADGLSQVGHRLAVLEASGLTVRHDAHHDAHHDAHDDASDHDDRDSRGGRGARRGGGGGGRGARRGGGGGGGVFDVDLRLERGTFTVVTGAVGSGKTTLIRGLLGLLPLHSGTISWNGTPIDDPGTFLVPDRAAYAGQVPRLFSETLRENLLLGRPATDDEIHRALDLAVFEADLAEMPDGLETVVGPRGVRLSGGQVQRATAARALVRDPELLVVDDLSSALDVETERLLWERIASRGPATVLVVSHRQAALERADQIILLDRGRVAGRGPLRELLENCPEMRRLWTAERITEAEEGAGD from the coding sequence ATGAAGCCGGTGTTGCTGGTGGCCACCCGGCTGGCCACGTTCGACCTGCGCCGCTACCTGGTCGGCGCGCTGTTGTGGATGCCGGTCCACGTCATACCGCTGGCCGGCGGGCTGGTGTTGCGGCAGGTGTTCGACCAGCTCAGCGGGCACCGGCCGGCGAGCCTGGAGCTGTTGTTGTGGTGGTGCGCGGCGTTCGTGGGTGTCGAGATCGTCCGTGGCGTGATGATCGTCATCGCGTGGACGTACGGCGTCTACTGGTGGTGCGCGGCGGCGACCCTGCTGCGGGCCAACGTGCTGCGTTCGATCCTCACCGCACGCGGCCCCGCCGCCTCCCGCCTGCCGCACTCCTCCGGCGAGTCGGTCGCGCGGCTGCGCGACGACGTGGCCGGGGCGGTCGACTTCACCGACGAGAGCGTCACCCTGGGCGGCACGACGGTCTTCGCCGCGGCGGCGTTGGTGATCATGGGGTCCATCGACCCTGTGATCACGCTGGTGCTGGTCGTGCCGATGATCGCCGTCGGCGTGCTGAGCAGGACACTGCGAGGGACGGTCGCCCGGCTGCACCGGCGCTCCAAGGTGCTCGGCGCGGCCGTGACGGCGTACGTCGGCGAGCTCTTCGGCGGCGTGCTCGCCCTCAAGACCGCCGGTGCCGAGGAGGCGGCGTTGGAGCGGCTCAGGGAGCACAACCGCCGCCGGCGCGACGCCGCCGTCAGGGACCGGCTGGCGACCGACCTCCTCGACGCCGCCACCGGCACGACGATCGAGCTCAGCATCGGACTCGTGCTGCTGCTGGCCGCGCCGGCGATGCGCGGCGGGGAGTTCACGGTCGGCGACCTGGCGCTGTTCACGAGCTACATCGGCTGGCTGACGGCCTTGCCCCGGTCGATCGGCGCAACCCTGTACGGGCTGCCCCAGGCAGCGGTCTCCGTGGACCGGCTCACCCGCCTCATGGCGGCCCACGAGACCGCCGACGACCTGTCCCGGAACAACGGCGTCTGGCTTCACCACGACCCGCCCTCACCGGCGGCGGTTCGCCCAAGAGACGCGGACGGGCTCTCACAGGTCGGGCACCGATTGGCCGTCCTCGAGGCCTCCGGCCTGACGGTCCGCCACGACGCCCACCACGACGCCCACCACGACGCCCACGACGATGCCAGCGATCACGACGACCGCGACAGCCGCGGCGGACGTGGCGCAAGACGTGGCGGAGGTGGCGGCGGACGTGGCGCAAGACGTGGCGGAGGTGGCGGAGGCGGCGTCTTCGACGTCGACCTGCGCCTCGAACGCGGCACCTTCACCGTCGTCACCGGCGCCGTCGGCTCCGGCAAGACGACCTTGATCCGCGGCCTGCTCGGCCTCTTGCCGCTGCACTCCGGCACGATCTCCTGGAACGGCACCCCGATCGACGACCCGGGCACCTTCCTCGTCCCCGACCGTGCCGCCTACGCGGGCCAGGTCCCGCGCCTGTTCTCCGAGACACTGCGCGAGAACCTGCTCCTCGGCCGGCCCGCCACCGACGACGAGATTCACCGGGCATTGGACCTGGCGGTCTTCGAGGCGGACCTGGCCGAGATGCCGGACGGCCTGGAGACGGTCGTCGGCCCGCGCGGCGTGCGGCTGTCCGGTGGCCAGGTCCAGCGGGCCACCGCCGCCCGGGCGCTGGTGCGCGATCCGGAGCTGCTGGTCGTGGACGACCTGTCGTCCGCGCTGGACGTCGAGACCGAGCGCCTGCTGTGGGAGCGGATCGCGAGCCGCGGGCCGGCGACCGTCCTGGTGGTGTCGCACCGGCAGGCCGCACTCGAACGCGCCGACCAGATCATCCTCCTCGACCGCGGCCGGGTCGCCGGGCGCGGGCCGCTCCGCGAGCTGCTGGAGAATTGCCCGGAGATGCGCCGCCTGTGGACCGCCGAGCGCATCACGGAAGCCGAGGAAGGAGCGGGCGACTGA